The genomic region TAAGTTCCTGCAAGTTTACGCTAAGATCCCAAACGAGACCATCACAACAAGAGCTGGAAGGGCCGCGTTCAAATCAGTCGGCATTTGTGATATTGTTACCGCTGCTCCGGTATGAGCCAGGCTCCCACAGAGAGATATAACTCCGGAGAATCACATCACGGGCTCAGCACCACAAACTCCGAAGAATTCGAGGCAAGTAGTAGCGATGGCAAGTCAGATCCGCTCAGCAGAGCGTCCTACACGCAAATCTCGTCATCTTTGGTCCAAAATGATGAAGGCAGCAGGTCGATTTCATGATGAAGCCATTCTTTTGTGTCGGTAGGTTGAAGATCTACAGGCCTATGTTAAGTATAGACAAGTTAGAACCCCAGGCGATCAAAGCCGCATTGCTCAGGCGCGCATCATCAACAGTCAAGAAATTAGGGACGTGGTTGCACGCAAGAAAGCCGCCAAGATGTCCCCAAAACGTAAGGCAAAGGGCAAGAAACGAGCTAGGGCTCGTTGtccatcaccatcgccatcacTTTTGGATGTTGACATAGGCTCGGACACCAGGGTGGGTCTGTATTCCAGCTCAGGAGAGAGTCTACAGTATGAATGGAcccgaggaggaggagcacCCATGAAGGAAGTCATCCGAGACCCTGGCGGCTCGAATGTGTGGGCAGAACACTCTCTGGAAGCTGCAGAGTACATTTGTGATGAGATTGACCTCTTCAGATAGCATAAAGTTCTTGAGATGATCCTTTGTACACGTAGACAAAGTATGTAATCGTATATGAAAATTGAGCCGTTACATTACCTCTTCGCTTTGCCACTCGATAATGGACGAGAAACGAgagcaagaaaaagaaaacTAAAAATGCGGTGGAACAAGAGCAAAGTTTAGAGGCCTTTGTTGAACTCTACGCGGTCTATGGGGTTACCAGCTGGATCGGTCAAGTGGTGGAACTTGGATTCGAGCGATTTGGGGTTGACCGTGGCGACTTGGGGGAAAGTGGCGATTGCGGGGGGTAGAAAGACGAGCAGGCTAGTTCCGATCATGGCGAGATCTACGGCTCTGGTGAGGGAGCCGGAAGTGGGGATGAATTTGGCTCTTTGGAGGGCGCGTAGGGCGAGAGGGGGTAGGATGAGGGTTGGGATATTGGTGAGAACTCGGCTGGCGGCTGTCATGGCGACAGCGCGTTGACCTGCGACGCTGCTATCGCCAATCTTGTGACGCGTACCCTGGTCGTCTCGGATGTAGACGCCAACACCATCTTTGATTTCCTTCCATCGCATACACGAGATGTTGACGATTCCGGCAGATGCAACACTGACAAACGGTACCAGACTTGTCAACACGCCTTTAACGCCCGGAGACAATTTCAACTTGGGTACACCGCGCGACATGCCAACCGCGATTGCCACTGCCGAcgtggtggcagcagcataTGCGATTCCGACCTCCTTCATGTTCATCGGGACGCTCTTGTTGGCATTCGAATAGTTGACGGCTACGTTGAGCGACTGATTGATCCACTGCCAAAACACGATGGACGCGAGCGAAGGGTTGGGCATCAACATACCTCCCACCACCAGCAAATTGGTCGGTACAAATGCTGCCATACGAAACGGAAGAAGAATCACCTCGCCCGTATCCGGATGTACCGAAGAATCTACGAGCTGTTTCGCCTTCCAGTACTTGTTTGCCTCGCCCCTCGTCACAAGGTAGCTGCCCGTCGATCGGTTGTTGGGGAATTTCGCCTCGTACGACGAAACCAACTCTTGCGCACCTCGAAGTTCCGCATTCGTTGCCAGAAGCGTGAGCGGCGAAGTGACCGACGCAAAGTGGAGCAGACGCCCCTTGAACGTCGTCAGGTCGTATCTGTCTTTGGTGATGTCCACCAGATCCGATTCGGGCGAGTAGACGGTTGATTCCGACGCAGAGTGCACATGGTACCCACGCCGCGCCACCGTAAGTAGCCGAGTCGTCTCGATCGGTTCGCTCGCAACGCTCGTACGCGTCGAAATGGCCGAAGATGACATTGTCAACGGGAGACGAAAGCTTGGGCAAACCTTCCAGTGGCGTGCGGTGCGGTGCGGTGCGCGTGGATGATGATAGTCAAGTCGAGTTGCGCAAGCTTACGAAACCAACAtcttcgtgattgtcgcCTAAGGTAACCCGTGTCCGTGTCTTGTCACTCGCATCCGTGCGCGCCGAACAAAAACAGAAATTaaaacaaaaaacaaacAAAAAAGTGGCGCAAGAAATCAGCCGGCAACCACTCTCAAGAcgcacaatcacaaatatCGATGGATCTTGGCTTCGTGAATTGTGGAGCCAAACCGTGAACGTGAACCCTGTGAAACACGTTGTTCCAAGCAGCTCTCACCTTCGCTTGGACAAGGTATCTCTGAACGTAACCCACACGACGTCGCATTGAAGCGCCGACTTGCAGGCTCACACgtcaccaatcacgattgtacACACTGTAAGCATGATCTGATTTGACTTTAAAACCAAAAGTGCAGCCCAGTTACGGCGCAGTCCACAGATGCGTCTCTGAATCCCATGCAGTGCTAGCCACCAAACCGTCTTGAAAGAAACTCCAGGcgacgccgacgacaaATTCAGTATGTgtatcgtgaatcttcCTCATGGTACCGGTGGCTGGAGGTGGTTGTGCGTGCTGGGCGGTGTGCAAACCAGCCATGGCGGCAGCGTCGGTGTCCCATATCCTAGCTGTCATGTCGtagctcgcgctcgctaGCATCTGAGGTGAATGTGGAGAGTAGGCTACTTTACGGATCGCGTACTCGTGGCCTAGaattgctgctgtcggtGTTCCCATCTGCAACGGTGTCACGGGTGCACCGACGTGCGTGTTGTTGGTTGCACTTCGGAGATCCCACGTCTTGATGACTCGATCTGTGCTGCCGGTGGCGATGGTCATGGGTCGATACTTGTTCCAATCCAGACAGAGCACTTCACCGCCCACGGGTAGTGTTACACTCGGCTGCTGTGCGGTTGATTGGCGCAAATCGAACAGCCTCAGATGACCATCCGCGCACGCTGTAGCCAACAGATCTGGATTATGTGGCGAAAACGCACAGGCATATACGCAGCCGGTATGCGCCGTAATTGctgtcaagctcgtcggtCGTTCTGGATGCCAAATTCTAACGCTTGCATCCCAACTGGAACTTGCAAAGAGCTCCTTGTTGATGTTGTTCCAGTCGACGCAGAACACCTCTCGGGTGTGCTCGGACCAATTCCGGATGGGATGCTCCTGCAATGCACAATCCCAGAGCTTGATCGATCCGTCACCCGAGGCGGTGACCAGCTGATTTTCATGAGCCTCGGAGAAGGCGAGATCGTAAAGACCGTCTTGAGTGTCGAATACCTTTTCGATGGTGAGCGACGCAGGACCTGACGAAGCGGGCggagagagggagagaaTGTGCAAGCGACCGTTACCTACCAAGCCGTAGTTGGCCGACGAGGCAACAGCCAGCCGGTGAGCAAAGAAGGGCGACCATGCGATCGAGTAGCCTGCATAACCGGGCGTGCGGACGCGCGCAAGCGGCGGTTGCGGTGGATACATGCTGCACGCCGAGCCAGGTGCAAAGTGTTGGATAACCGTGGGTTTCCAATGCCGGCAAGCAGCTGGTAACGCCAATATTGACCCGGTCTAGTGAGCAGCTAGGCGGAGTTTGCACGCCGTGTTGTGTTGAGCACCACCGATACGTCGATGTGGAAGAGTGATCGAGTGCGTAGCTTATGGTGTCAAGAAGAATCGGAAAGGCTGACGTGCAAGAGCCAATGATCAAGTCCGGTTGCTGAGTGCGTCCAAATAGCCGAccgagccagagccagtcATCGTCCCCACATTgacactcacagactctTGACTCGCGAGCACTCAAACTGATGACGAGAAACGGAAAAAAAAtaaaaaaaaagaaaggTTTGGTCGAACTGGGATTCGAACCCAGGAAATACTGGAGGTGTTGCCATAACAGTGGCCAAGAAATCATATGTTCTTGAAGCCAGCCCCATAACCACTCGGGCATTCGACCGGATCATGTGTAGTTGAGAGGAGATAAGCGAACATATACAGTAAAACTGAGGGAGCCTTGTATGCAAATGATCCAAGTAACATCCGCGGAGTGTGATTCACCATGGCTCATCGATCGCACACGTAGTGGCGCAATGATCTGTAACTAACGGTAGTGATACTGATTATCGTTGTTGGCTAGCCAGCGTTTTCTTTGGGCGGACCTCGCGGAGGTGCCAGAGAGGATGCAAGGGGAAAGTGTTCGGCGAGGAAAACGGTTCGTTGCTGGGTTTTGGAACGAACAGCCTGGGGAAAACCCAACTTAACAACCTGTTCATTTCAGCGTGCGCCAAGCTGCACGCAGCGCCGTAGTAAGGCGACGACGTACGGTGATCAACTGAATTTGAAGCGGCGATTCGTTTAAAGCTTTGGTGTTTGCAACTACtacacactcacgactgattGCGATTGTCACATAGTGCAATTAGAGGGTTAGAGAAGCCAAGGGACAACATCAGCTCATCTCGGTGTCTGCTTGAACGATAACATAGAATCATGAATTCCACACCAGTCTGGCctttacgattcgtgattcaagcAGAATTGCTGGGACGAAGcaaaaaagaaaaaaagaaaaagaaaaaaaacCCCCCCAACAACGCGGCATCAAGCCGAAGGCGGCTTCGAAAGGGGTTGTTTTTAATTAGTAACCAACGATCTTGAGTTAACTTCCGACATGCGACCGGCTCTGAGATAGCGAATTGTGTAGGGTTAGTAACGCTCGCAGTCAACGCACCCGTGTGTTTGGGTTGTATTCgcgaatcacagaatcgtgaattgtgattTCCAGCGGAATACACACGCgcgactcacactcacagactgtgACTGAATTGTGTCGCTGGACTGGACAGGTCTCAGGTTGCACATCCAGAGACGAGGAGCGCAAGATCTCGAGCCACAGACGGCGTCCAAAGTGCGGTTCTTgcagcttcacgcttgtaGCCAGTGACATGCTCGTCTGGAAGCACGCATTGATAATCAGCGTTGTATGTTGTATGTTGTACATTGTGCGTTGTGCGTTGTgcatcgctcgctcgctctctcgctctctcgcTTGCTTATTGTCTTGCTTGTGAGGTTGCTTCTAGCTCCGGCTCCCTTGGCGCGATTGCTTGTCTGCTCGACACCATCTGCTCCCTGCGCTGATCTTGACGAGACACACGCTTCCGTCAGCTCTGCACCATGCGCTCCTCGGACGTGTTTAGCATCTCCACAGAGGGTACACTGATTGCCTCGCCCATCTTCTGGACAGTGGccgccatcctcgcctcACTGTTCGTCTACACACTCTTGCTCCCACCTGCCTCGCTCTATCGGTCTTCGCCCGTCGAGCCGTaccgctcgtcgctgctgcctggGCTTGGTCCGATCACACTTTACTCGCAGCGCAACACGTTCTTGCGCACCGTGTTTGGCGATCCGGAAACATGGGATACCACACCACCCAAAAAACACGGTCTTCGGCTCAACTCTCGTGGTCACATTTTGACGGTCATCAACGACGTTCGTGCGGATGCCAAGACGTTTTTCAACGATCGAGGTTTGAATTTCAACCAGGGATATGAAGTCATGTTTGCCGGTGTCCCGCAGTTGCCTTCGTGGTTGGCGCCAACTGCACCTGCTGACGATGCGGGTACGGAAGGGTTTGTCATGAACCTCAAACAGGCGATCGGCGGCGAGAGACTCTCGCAGACCATCCCGGACATTATCCGATGTATCGTTCAGAACTTTGAGAGCTATCCGCGCCAAAACGGCAAGTTGGACGTGCACAAGACCATCTACCCGCTCGTCTTCCAGATCAGCGTGCTCCTCATCGGACTACAGGAGCACGCACGTGATATTAATGCGGTCAAAGCGCTCGAACGACCGTTCTGGGAGTTTGCCGACAACACTGGATTCATGGCTACCCACTTTCCACTGCTACCCTGGCCTTCAACGGTACGCAAGTGGATCGGAGCCATCAAGATGTCGGCCGAAATCCGAAAGACGCTCCAACAGCGCAAGAATGAGGGTCGTCGCGAGAACGACTATGTGCAGGAGATgatcgatcgaggcgcttcGGCGCGTTCGATCGAAGACTTTGTTATGGGTGGACTGTTCGCTGCCATCATCAACTCGACAGGCATCGCCGCGTACCTActcatcttcctctgctCGCGCCCCGATTTGCGCGATCGTGTTCGgcgcgagctcgacgacatcTTTCGCAAATCAGCCAAAGACCGTGGTGATGACTATgactcgctctcgctgcaAGAAAAACTCTCGCGCGTCCCCATCCATGTGTGGGAAGGCGAGATGCCTATCTACCAGACTGTGTTTGACGAAACCCTACGCATCCTGCTCATCTCACTCATCTTTCGACGCAAACTCGTTACTTCGTCCAAAGTCACGCATGGCGAAACAAAGATCAGCAACGACTCTATTCGAAACCGCGAATTTGTGAGCTTCTGGCTCGCCGCTGCACACCGAAATAGCAATATCTACAAGAACCCACTCGAGTTCGACCCGGAACGGTTCGCCCGAGGCGAAGGAAAGCGCGAAGGCGAATTTGTGCCCTGGGGTGCAGGCAGACACATCTGTCTGGGCATGAGattcgccaagctcgaaatCAGAGCTGTGCATGCCGCTTTTCTGCTCAACTTTCCCGATACCAGAACGACCGATCGAACCGGTACCCCTTACCCCGCCCACCACGTACCCCTCCCCGACCAGGAGAGCGAACATAGAAGGTACCCCACCAAACCCGTCGCACTCACCTACACCGTCAACCCCCTCGCCAAATAACGTCAAGTCAACTTTACCGGTCCGCATCAGCGTATCCGCAATCTTCAATTCCCCAAGTCGAGCCCATCCGCTCTTTTCGTCTTGTTCCTCGCATGCAATCTCAGCTCACCTCCCAGCTCTCCACTTTCATCTGTAGACCACAACCACTGAGCATGCGCTTCCGACACTCAGTAAATAAGTGAGTATATGTGTGGATCTTAGATTGACATTGCAGGAGGAAACACGTGCCTGGGCAAACAACAAGAACAAACAACAGAAACAGAGCGCAACATCACACCTTTGAAGATCACACTTTGAAGAAAGGGTTGTTATCGCCACCTGCACCGCCCTGCTGACTGGCACCACCAttgttggtgttggcgtTGAAATTCATGCCAGTCTTTTGTGCGCGCATCTGGTTGTACTGAGCCATGTTGGGGCCCATCCTCATATCACCCGTGTTGCCAAACGTGTCGACACCATCGCCCAGTGCAAGCAAGCGGTTCAGCTCGTTGTACttgccatcgtcgttgacCTTGGCGCGCACCGGTCGGTTCTGTTGTGGTTGAGCCGATGGTTGCGCTGCCGGCTGTGGCGCAGCTTGCGCAGGTGTAGGCGTAGGTTCAGAGGAGAAGAGATCTCCCACGGGTACGttgtgctgttgctgctgaggctgaTGTTGTTGCTGACCCGACTGAAGCCATGGGTTGTTGGATCCAAATGAAGTCTGCTGAGGTTggagcggctgctgctgttgcgtcATCATATTTTGGTACTGCACCGCTGCctgttgcagctcgagctgacgcTGGTActcggcttgctgctgttgcatgtactgctgctgcatgagctcctgctgctgtagCTGATTTTGAAGAAAAGGATTATATCCTGTGGCTTGCATCTGCAGGTACGGGTTAAACGACGTGTATTGCGGCTGGAGGCCGTAGTTCTGCGATCCCGAAGTGTCGACGAGCGGGTTGCCAAAAAAATCAACCTGCTGGTTCTGGGTATACGCGTTGTTACCGTCCAGGTTGATCGAGTCGTCAAAGAGCGCATTCTTGTTGGcctcctcgagcgccttgattctctcttcttcctccttcttggaGAGGGCGAGcgcacgctgcagctcgtcctcgtcctttGCTTCGGCGCGGATGCGATCCTGTTCCTGCTGCGCCATACGCTTTGACTCTTCGATGGCAcgtcgcagctcgtcgtcctcattGTTGTTGGGACGACGACGGTTTCTGTCCTGTTCTGCGCGTTTCATTCTcctctcgtcctcatcgtcgtctggGCCGTTGGACATGCGATCGCGCATATGCGAACGTGAACGACGTTCATCGCGCAGACGAGCCTCGTCCTGGAGGAGGTTGGTGATGTCCTTGGCCTTTTGTCGTACATTGGCACCTTGGTCCTTGCCGTTCTCGTCGATGTATTGGAACtccttgagcgtcttgacgATGTAGATATTGTCGCGGAAGTAGATGACCACGTTTTCGGAGCCGGCGTGCAGCAGATAGTCTAAGAGGGTGAGCGACTTGAAGACGTGCCTCCAGTTCTTACCCTTGTCGTTGAGACGCTTATCGAGGATCTCCATCATTTCAATGAATTCATTTCTAGCGAGAGCGCGGGTAGGAGTGAGTGCGATCATCATGCGCAGGATAAAAGGCAGGAAAAGTCAGTACGGGATGCTActgtcgagcgagacaaaTGCGGTGCCACCCCCCCTTGGCCTCAACTGAAAGAGATACGTACTGGTTGTAAGAGAGCTGCGCAAGTTCGTTCATCTGGGTGCCACTGGGGCCCCAAGGGTCGTTGGATGTGGCATCACGAACTTTGACCTGTACATCTGAGTAACCCTTGATGTAGTTCTTGCCTACGCGGACTGCGGACTTCGAGATGTTTTGAAGCGACATGACTTTTGGCTTTTCAAGTGTTCACTACGCTACGGCAAAGTTCGGAGAGGCTGGAGAGCGAGCGACAGACGGTAATACCGGAAGACTGGAAGCTGGTTGCATGCAATGCGCGAAGGCCGAACGTTTGGATGCGGACCAAGACTGAAACGAAGTAGACAAGATGGAGGAACTCGACAAAGATGCGCCAAGGCTTGTAACTTTGTTTTGTTGTGTTTTTGATTTTAATTTTGATTTGCTCGGTCAACGGTGCGCTCGTAGGTGGCGTGTGTGCGAGTGCAACGACGATAAGGGGCCTATGAGGATCAAGGGTGAAGTTTGCAATATGAAGTGGAGGGTTTCACGCTGAGCGTTTTTGTTGCTAGCAGGACTGGTGGTGAGGGAGCTCGTTGATGCGTTGTCCGTGATGGAACAAATGTGACAGGTGTACGGATGGATATACGGTATGGATGGATGCACGACAACGCGAACAAAGCTGATGGTATCAGGTTGAGATGACGGTCAGAGACGAACGAGGGAAACTGCCAGCCCGACGATATTAATGATTGGCTCTTTCTTGGCTTGTGCATCAGCCACGAGCGATGCATAGGCGGATCatgaatcacagaatgtgCCTTTGTGTGCGCGCGCGTGTGTGCGTCAAATGGCTGTGATTACCGCGTTGggattgtgattcacgattcacgattcacgatctcagattcacgattgcagcCATGTCAGCCAAACTGGCGCTCTCCTTCTGCCTCTCGATCGagcacgagtcgtgagggACAGGACAAATAATCAGCGCTGAcactcaagactcacgactctgactcggtgctcgtgactggaattattattcgtgattggtaATTCACGAATAGTTTCCTTAGGAATCGCGAATATCTGTGTCAAGGCTATtcgattgtgattcacattgtgattgtgattcgaTTCGTATTCTTGATTTCGCCCTCTCATGTCTGCACAGAGCCATACAAGCACGAAGTAGCGCACCAAAGACGCGGCAGAAACCCCaatagtcacgagtcacgagtgaatattcgtgattataTTTCATGAcgctcacggctcacggctcacggctcacgGCTGAGCGCGACAGCTGTCCAGGTCGTATAGGTCGCCGTACACGCTCTCAGCTACGGCGTGTGTCAAGGAAAAGTTGATAACTTGGTGCTTGTCTGCACGTCGGTCCACTTTGCGCGCTTGTCTCGATCAACTTGTTTCAGGTTGGTCGTCCCGATCAAAGCTTTTCGTTCGTGATCCATATCTACAGGTGCAGCGCATCTCAAACTGAGCTGCCTGCTCGATAATGTGCGGGATGCTCGGCCTACAAATAGACGCTTAGGGCCACTCGCTTCGTCTGTACTTTGTCAGCTCCAATCagcttctcgtcgtcacCCGTCGCTCGTACCCGCTTGATACTCCGACACGAGCAGTACTTGATTCTATCGGTcagtgcagcagcgtcggccAATCACCACAGTCGTGATGGCCGAAAAGACCGAGGCTTTGTTTCGCCTCTACCTCATGCCCATCCTGAAATGCCCCTTGAAGCTCGATGTCACCTGGACCAAACCTTTTTCATGACGCAATTGGGCTCGGATAGTACATGACGTGCGGTTGGCAGAACGTCCAAGAGCCGATTCGCGTCCAAGAGCCGATTCGTGACATTTTTTCAAGCCGGTTCCATGTGATCCGCGAGAGCGACTCGAGTGCTGACCGCCAGTCTGCGGACAAACTGTGGTCCAGCCTTGGTGCTCCAAGTTTGCTTCACCTTGCATACTCACGGCAACAGCACCCCTTGGAAATTGTTGGCGGTACCGACGTGCTCTTCCAAGTCTGCCGCAGCAAGCTTCTGTACCACGGCTACTCGGGCTAAGTGGGTCGAGGCCATGCTTTTACGCCTAGCCACCATCTGATGGCATGAGACCAGCAAGTTCGATTGAATTGACAGCGCCCTGCCATTCTTGCACGGTGTCCTATTTGGTTCGACTGTGAGCTTCGGCTCTTCAACTAGGACCGAGACACCACTTGTGCCAGAAACATTCCGCCAAATTACTCACCTCCTCTTCGACATGGCCCAAACATCGTTATCCCGTCGCCGCACAAAGCCTGAACGACCACTGCCCTGATCTGAACCTTGAGCTCACCTTGTCTATCGTCCCTCTCACTGGTCCGGAAAGACCGTCGGCCGAGACCGAGTCGACCGGGCTATCCGAGATCAGTACCCTAAATAGCGCGTTAGTCTAGTGGCTAGCATGTGCAACTTAGACCCCGTTGCCAGGGCCGTGGGCCGTGGGCCGTGAATGGCGCAACAACCATACCGTCGTGCAGGTTTAGCACCAGCATCAACCCATTATAATATACAGCTAGCCAAGCATCACCCCGGGCACAACCACCATGCTTAGACAGATCTGCGGATACGTTCTGGTTGGCGTAGCCTTGATTGTTGATACTGCCATGCTGAACCTCGGTGGATGCACACACCAAGATGCTCTTGTCTTGTCTCGACTctgtcgctgtcgctcTGCACGTCGCTGCAACCACATGCGCCACTCAAACTGGCTCACCACGTACGACTTTCTTAAGGCTGATCGAATTACAACACGTACCGAGAAACACAGTACGATACACGAACTTCTGGTTGGGAGCGAGTTGCACGTAAACGATCAACGACGCTGCGAGCCACGACCGTAGCCGTTCTGCAAAGCATCCAATTCggcctcgagcgccttgacgGTGCTATGGGCGGTCTCGAGGTCCTTGTTCAACCTGTCCCTTTCGGCAATCAGGTGTTGCTCCCACTGTCTGAACCTGGCCTCTTCCAATTTGACCTGTTCGGTGAAGCGCTTCCTGAGCatctcctcctcttccttgaACTTGGGgttgtcgagcttcttgactTTGGGTTCGCCGAATTTGCGCGTCTCCATCTGTGCCTGGCGGTAGTTTTCATAGTGCAGCTCTTCGGTGGTGTTGATCAGGTCGAGCATGTGTGTGCGAATGAGGAGCGAACGGAGCTTTTTGAAATCACAGTGATCTTCGTTTTCCACCTCAGCGACACCCCAGAGGTACTCGCGTCCCTTGACAACGCGTCCATCGCCGGTGCGCACGTCGTCGGTACTGCCAATAATGGAAAACGGCATCGCCGAcatgagcagcttggcatgGTCGGCAGAAGCCGCatcgtcgacctcgacagGTGGAGAGTAGACGCGGATGTTCTGCGTCGAGATCACCTCACGGATACGCTGCTTGAACACGGCCAGATCGGTCTGAGTCAACGTGTCTGCCTTGGCAACCACAGGGATCAGGTTGA from Mycosarcoma maydis chromosome 9, whole genome shotgun sequence harbors:
- a CDS encoding uncharacterized protein (related to ENT2 - clathrin binding protein, required for endocytosis), producing the protein MSLQNISKSAVRVGKNYIKGYSDVQVKVRDATSNDPWGPSGTQMNELAQLSYNQNEFIEMMEILDKRLNDKGKNWRHVFKSLTLLDYLLHAGSENVVIYFRDNIYIVKTLKEFQYIDENGKDQGANVRQKAKDITNLLQDEARLRDERRSRSHMRDRMSNGPDDDEDERRMKRAEQDRNRRRPNNNEDDELRRAIEESKRMAQQEQDRIRAEAKDEDELQRALALSKKEEEERIKALEEANKNALFDDSINLDGNNAYTQNQQVDFFGNPLVDTSGSQNYGLQPQYTSFNPYLQMQATGYNPFLQNQLQQQELMQQQYMQQQQAEYQRQLELQQAAVQYQNMMTQQQQPLQPQQTSFGSNNPWLQSGQQQHQPQQQQHNVPVGDLFSSEPTPTPAQAAPQPAAQPSAQPQQNRPVRAKVNDDGKYNELNRLLALGDGVDTFGNTGDMRMGPNMAQYNQMRAQKTGMNFNANTNNGGASQQGGAGGDNNPFFKV
- a CDS encoding putative septin CDC12, yielding MATNGIGIANLPNQRHKIVAKAGGHFTLMVVGESGVGKTTLINTLFSTELATGKDHTRRHTKQLDKTVEIDIIKAELEEKQFKVKLTVIDTPGFGDYVNNRDSWTPIVDFIDDQHELYMRQEQQPERRDKTDLRVHACLYFIRPTGHTLKPLDIETMKRLGTRVNLIPVVAKADTLTQTDLAVFKQRIREVISTQNIRVYSPPVEVDDAASADHAKLLMSAMPFSIIGSTDDVRTGDGRVVKGREYLWGVAEVENEDHCDFKKLRSLLIRTHMLDLINTTEELHYENYRQAQMETRKFGEPKVKKLDNPKFKEEEEMLRKRFTEQVKLEEARFRQWEQHLIAERDRLNKDLETAHSTVKALEAELDALQNGYGRGSQRR
- a CDS encoding uncharacterized protein (related to PEX7 - peroxisomal import protein, peroxin) is translated as MYPPQPPLARVRTPGYAGYSIAWSPFFAHRLAVASSANYGLVGNGRLHILSLSPPASSGPASLTIEKVFDTQDGLYDLAFSEAHENQLVTASGDGSIKLWDCALQEHPIRNWSEHTREVFCVDWNNINKELFASSSWDASVRIWHPERPTSLTAITAHTGCVYACAFSPHNPDLLATACADGHLRLFDLRQSTAQQPSVTLPVGGEVLCLDWNKYRPMTIATGSTDRVIKTWDLRSATNNTHVGAPVTPLQMGTPTAAILGHEYAIRKVAYSPHSPQMLASASYDMTARIWDTDAAAMAGLHTAQHAQPPPATGTMRKIHDTHTEFVVGVAWSFFQDGLVASTAWDSETHLWTAP